DNA from Danaus plexippus chromosome 6, MEX_DaPlex, whole genome shotgun sequence:
gcattgcagagaggagctttaacagtgcctgggacttgcgatccaggtgtaggtttaaggggcctccTACCTAACGCGCGATAGATGCTCaactccactgtccaagctcctctcgctacgtaaccaaatttgaaaggaacctactagggctgccttcaaTACatgttccaagaatgaactgatgttagttcttggcaggcccaagtcttttagcaggttctagagagatttggctgttaaacctctcgctcctacttctaccgcatacgaatttacaacgaacctattcttagtgagctCTTAATACTTGTTAACCTCGATGGCATGGTcttgttgaaataaatctatttcattttcaacaacatgaaaaataaatgtttgtaaatcaTACTCACAGTCGTCCACATATATTACACATTCCTCGTGTTCTATGTTCTTTAAGATGTGatatcaattcatttttatattcaaactgGTCACCGCAAGAGCTACATTTAAAGggtttaacaattttatcttCATTGAAATGTATCCATGAATGGTTTTTGAGGGCCAACTCTGTATAGTAGCCCCTATTACAGGTGATGCATTGAAAGGGCTTGGTGTCTTTTTTATCGTCTTCCATCAATTTATcaccttttttaattaatttgattgttaCATTTTCACCATCAGCGCCATTCAGGTAAGTTATTTCATCTTCATATTCGACGGATTCACAAGATTTTTCTAAATTAGGTGCCTCCTCCACTTCAGAGTTTTGAAGAACCATCATTGGATCAACATTTACTTCCATGCATTTTGTATCACTGTCAAAATCTGTTTCAGATTTGATGTCAGTAATCAAAATAGGtttattttcatcattatCTTCTAACATCAGACTTTGCTTAAGTAAAACCTCCTGAGCTCTGTGTGCATTGTCAATGAATTCACTTACTATTTGTAACTTTGAACAGCATTGGatgcatatatttttcggCAATTTATCATCTTCATCGACCTTTAAATTGAATGTGATAAGTAATTTAAGAACTTGTAAGAGATCGTAAGAGAATTgggagaatataaatatttacctctataagtaagtatttatttaatttattttgcaaaagcATGACTTCAGCTTCTTTGCTGAAAATCATTATGGTAACTTCTTGCTCTTCTGCACACAACCGACAACATCTTTCGAAATCCGAATTCGATTCaaccatttttaaaaagtaaaaatcatTCCTAACATTTACGTATTCTTAAATACTTACTCAGTGCAAGtacgttttaaaattgtaatgattttCCGACTTTTATGCGAAGTTTTAAAACGCATGCGCGTTTGAGGATAGCGATGTTCGTGGTTCGtatacttcatttttatttatattttatcttctcAACGCCACTGCGCAAACTCGAACATAACTCAACAGATTGAATTTCAACCAACATTCTACATCCATGTAATATTATAGCCATCCTAATATCGTTGCACTAGTGACACTTGACAGTTCACAGTTGAGA
Protein-coding regions in this window:
- the LOC116779093 gene encoding zinc finger protein 182-like isoform X1, translated to MVESNSDFERCCRLCAEEQEVTIMIFSKEAEVMLLQNKLNKYLLIEVDEDDKLPKNICIQCCSKLQIVSEFIDNAHRAQEVLLKQSLMLEDNDENKPILITDIKSETDFDSDTKCMEVNVDPMMVLQNSEVEEAPNLEKSCESVEYEDEITYLNGADGENVTIKLIKKGDKLMEDDKKDTKPFQCITCNRGYYTELALKNHSWIHFNEDKIVKPFKCSSCGDQFEYKNELISHLKEHRTRGMCNICGRLFRNENNLVEHMEAHTSTSSRSYTCKVCGRSYNTSSNLKTHMVTHSNERPYKCIYCKKSFKRNQDLKFHINQHTGAKPYKCPYCDKSFASSGNCYSHKSRMHPEISIGDGKVKKDISEKIKETKKPVVKQQLKLRPIAPKPVVLKANFKYQCTICHHSFMKRDNFMYHMYQHTGEKPFHCLYCDEKFVTRKGLLIHHDIVHNGQDRPLALLSKNVLLK